A single Thermosynechococcus vestitus BP-1 DNA region contains:
- a CDS encoding cation:proton antiporter subunit C: MLVLEASVFVTVLVGFLGTIVKKNLLMKIVTMDVMSTGIVALFVVTATHSGLVTPIARGGVFDAPYADPVPQAVILTAIVIGLSIQTLMLVAAMKLARDNPTLETPEIDQTYL; encoded by the coding sequence ATGCTTGTCTTGGAAGCCAGTGTTTTTGTCACTGTTCTCGTCGGGTTTTTAGGAACAATCGTCAAGAAAAACCTACTGATGAAGATTGTGACGATGGATGTCATGAGCACTGGAATAGTGGCTTTGTTTGTGGTCACTGCTACCCACAGTGGCCTGGTCACGCCCATTGCCCGTGGAGGTGTCTTTGATGCTCCCTATGCGGATCCGGTGCCCCAAGCCGTCATTTTGACCGCGATCGTGATTGGCCTGTCAATTCAAACGCTGATGCTAGTAGCGGCAATGAAGCTAGCGCGGGATAACCCAACGTTAGAAACCCCAGAAATTGATCAAACGTATCTCTAG
- a CDS encoding NAD(P)H-quinone oxidoreductase subunit 4 has product MNVQFPWLTVLTLLPLVAAFFIPVLPDREGKTVRWYALAIALLEFGLSAMVFWRHYDAQSAQFQMVETVPWLPQIGLNWSLAVDGLAVPLILLTGLVNTLAIFAAWQVKQKPRLFYFLMLALYSAQIGVFAAQDLILFFLIWELELVPVYLLISIWGGAQRQYAATKFILYTAVGSLFILIAGLGMAFYGGDFSLNMAALGLKNYPLALELLAYAGFLIAFGVKLPIFPLHTWLPDAHGEASAPVSMVLAGVLLKMGGYGLIRFNLQMLPDAHIYFAPVLIALGVVNIIYGALTAFGQENLKRRLAYSSISHMGFVLLGIGALNGIGLNGAMLQMLSHGLIAAVLFFLAGVTYDRTHTLAMEKMSGIAQSMPKTFALFTASSMASLALPGMSGFVSELTVFLGLTNSDAYSTTFKVGVIFLAAVGVIITPVYLLSMVRRVFTGKQAGDMFDKLLLDINPRETFIALSLLVPIIAVGMYPKVATQTYDVTTTAIARHVHGALPAVAQHHLPLYAQLTQSAPRLFRETTVADNSL; this is encoded by the coding sequence ATGAATGTCCAATTTCCTTGGCTGACTGTACTGACACTGCTGCCTTTAGTGGCAGCCTTTTTCATTCCCGTGTTGCCCGACCGTGAGGGGAAGACAGTCCGCTGGTATGCCCTAGCGATCGCGCTCCTCGAGTTTGGCCTTTCGGCAATGGTTTTCTGGCGGCACTACGATGCCCAATCCGCCCAGTTCCAAATGGTGGAAACCGTGCCTTGGCTGCCGCAAATCGGCCTGAACTGGTCCCTAGCGGTTGATGGCCTTGCAGTTCCCCTGATTTTGCTGACGGGTCTGGTAAACACACTGGCAATCTTTGCAGCTTGGCAAGTAAAGCAGAAGCCGCGCTTATTTTATTTCTTGATGTTGGCGCTCTACAGTGCCCAAATTGGCGTCTTTGCTGCCCAAGATCTCATCCTGTTCTTCCTGATTTGGGAATTGGAACTGGTCCCCGTCTATCTGCTGATTTCCATCTGGGGAGGTGCCCAACGGCAATACGCCGCTACAAAATTTATCCTCTACACTGCCGTTGGTTCCCTCTTTATCCTCATTGCCGGCCTAGGGATGGCCTTTTATGGCGGTGACTTTAGCCTCAACATGGCGGCCCTAGGGCTCAAGAACTACCCCTTGGCCCTCGAACTCCTTGCCTACGCTGGCTTCCTAATTGCCTTTGGTGTCAAGCTGCCTATCTTCCCCCTACACACTTGGTTGCCTGATGCCCACGGTGAAGCCTCTGCTCCAGTCTCAATGGTCCTAGCGGGCGTACTCCTAAAAATGGGGGGCTATGGTCTCATTCGCTTCAACCTGCAAATGCTCCCGGATGCTCACATTTACTTTGCCCCTGTTCTCATTGCCCTTGGGGTGGTCAATATTATCTATGGTGCCCTGACCGCCTTTGGCCAAGAAAACCTGAAGCGGCGGCTGGCCTACTCCTCCATTTCCCACATGGGCTTTGTGCTGCTGGGCATCGGCGCCCTCAATGGCATTGGCCTCAATGGAGCGATGTTGCAAATGCTCTCCCACGGTTTGATTGCGGCAGTTCTCTTCTTCTTGGCCGGGGTGACCTACGATCGCACCCACACATTGGCCATGGAAAAAATGAGTGGTATTGCCCAATCGATGCCGAAAACCTTTGCCCTCTTTACCGCAAGCTCTATGGCCTCATTAGCGCTGCCCGGTATGAGTGGCTTTGTCAGTGAACTCACTGTCTTTTTGGGCTTGACTAACAGTGACGCCTACTCGACAACCTTTAAAGTGGGGGTGATTTTCCTCGCTGCCGTGGGGGTGATTATTACGCCCGTCTATCTGCTCTCGATGGTGCGCCGGGTCTTTACGGGCAAACAAGCAGGGGATATGTTTGACAAGCTGCTTTTGGACATCAATCCTCGTGAAACCTTCATTGCCCTCTCCCTCCTGGTGCCGATTATTGCTGTGGGGATGTATCCCAAAGTGGCTACCCAAACCTACGATGTGACGACGACGGCGATCGCCCGCCATGTCCATGGGGCTCTGCCTGCTGTGGCACAGCACCATCTGCCCCTCTATGCCCAACTCACCCAATCTGCCCCCCGCCTCTTCAGGGAAACAACCGTTGCCGATAATAGCCTCTAG
- a CDS encoding Calvin cycle protein CP12 codes for MSNLEKQIEQAREEAHKICDTEGATSGQCAAAWDALEELQAEAAHQRAEQQDHKTSFQQYCDDNPDAAECRIYDD; via the coding sequence ATGAGTAATCTCGAGAAACAAATCGAACAAGCCCGCGAGGAAGCCCACAAAATCTGTGACACCGAAGGGGCAACCTCGGGACAGTGTGCCGCCGCTTGGGATGCCCTTGAGGAACTGCAAGCGGAAGCTGCCCACCAACGGGCTGAGCAGCAAGATCACAAAACCTCTTTCCAGCAGTACTGTGATGACAACCCTGATGCTGCTGAGTGCCGCATTTACGACGACTAA
- a CDS encoding fructosamine kinase family protein — MSRWQQLWDQFAAATGRRLHGGKALAVGGGSINTTYVWQHPEQTLFVKLNRPERQAMFAAEANALRAIAKVQAIRVPLPLLWGVVEDASFLVLEYLPLTSTGDWRQMGVELAQLHLKGTGDRYGWSENNTIGATPQINPWSDNWGEFFRDARLRYQFDLAQRRGGHFPKAEKLLAAIPELLNHQPTPTLVHGDLWSGNAAFCRTGEPVIFDPASYYGDREVDLAMSELFGGFPAAFYEGYNATYPLGAGYQQRKTIYHLYHILNHFNLFGGSYQTQAQYMIEQIL; from the coding sequence GTGAGTCGCTGGCAACAGTTGTGGGATCAATTTGCCGCAGCGACGGGTCGGCGGCTCCATGGGGGTAAAGCCCTTGCGGTGGGGGGCGGCAGTATCAACACCACCTATGTGTGGCAACATCCGGAGCAAACCCTCTTTGTTAAATTGAATCGCCCTGAACGGCAGGCGATGTTTGCGGCCGAAGCCAATGCTCTAAGGGCGATCGCTAAGGTTCAAGCGATTCGCGTTCCCCTTCCTCTGCTATGGGGAGTGGTTGAGGACGCGAGTTTTTTAGTTTTGGAATACCTGCCCCTCACCAGTACTGGGGATTGGCGGCAGATGGGGGTAGAGCTGGCACAGTTGCACCTCAAGGGCACCGGCGATCGCTATGGCTGGTCGGAAAATAACACCATTGGTGCCACCCCTCAAATCAATCCCTGGTCCGACAACTGGGGGGAGTTTTTCCGTGATGCTCGCCTGCGTTATCAGTTTGATCTGGCTCAGCGCCGGGGTGGACACTTTCCCAAGGCGGAGAAGCTCCTAGCGGCGATTCCAGAACTCCTGAACCATCAGCCAACGCCCACCTTAGTGCACGGCGATCTCTGGTCGGGGAATGCGGCCTTTTGCCGTACGGGGGAACCGGTGATTTTCGACCCCGCCAGTTACTATGGCGATCGCGAGGTCGATTTGGCCATGAGTGAACTGTTTGGTGGCTTCCCTGCCGCCTTTTATGAGGGCTATAACGCCACCTATCCCCTAGGGGCGGGCTATCAACAACGGAAAACCATCTACCACCTGTACCACATCCTCAATCATTTCAATCTTTTTGGTGGCAGTTACCAGACTCAGGCCCAGTACATGATTGAGCAAATCCTTTAA
- the lepB gene encoding signal peptidase I translates to MSEGKVPPTNASTPPSVTAKTNKATDPWWLEMVKTLGLAAVFAIGIRTFVAEARYIPTGSMENTLLINDRLIIEKISYYFHAPHRGDIVVFNPTPTLQQAGFHDAFIKRVVGLPGDRVELRAGRVYINNQLLPEPYLAPSTLTSVDTCAGMQPYLAQPQVIPANSYLVLGDNRNNSFDGRCWGVVPRNYIIGRAAIRFWPPDRWGLITDPKAPQR, encoded by the coding sequence ATGTCCGAGGGCAAAGTGCCACCCACCAATGCTTCAACTCCTCCATCAGTGACCGCCAAAACCAACAAGGCCACAGACCCCTGGTGGCTAGAGATGGTTAAAACCTTGGGACTAGCGGCTGTCTTTGCCATTGGTATTCGTACATTTGTGGCTGAGGCGCGTTATATTCCCACCGGCTCCATGGAGAACACCCTCCTGATTAACGATCGCCTGATTATTGAAAAAATCAGCTACTATTTCCATGCCCCCCATCGGGGCGACATTGTTGTGTTTAATCCAACCCCCACGCTTCAACAGGCGGGCTTTCATGATGCCTTTATCAAACGGGTGGTGGGCTTACCGGGCGATCGCGTTGAACTGCGCGCAGGACGGGTTTATATCAACAATCAGCTCCTCCCCGAACCCTATCTTGCGCCCTCAACCTTGACTTCAGTGGATACCTGCGCTGGCATGCAGCCCTATCTGGCTCAACCCCAAGTGATTCCCGCCAACAGTTACTTGGTTTTGGGAGATAACCGCAATAACAGCTTTGATGGTCGCTGCTGGGGAGTGGTACCCCGCAATTACATTATTGGCCGCGCGGCAATTCGCTTTTGGCCCCCCGATCGCTGGGGGTTGATCACTGATCCCAAGGCACCCCAACGGTGA
- a CDS encoding FAD-dependent oxidoreductase, which produces MRETLSTEVLVVGGGTGGVAAALTAARAGAQTVLVSETPWLGGMLTSAGVAAPDGNELMAWQTGLWGEFLRAIAQRQPGGLDHAWVSFFTFEPKVAANLFAEWVKATPNLTWIVGEVPQAVLRQGDRVLGVEFTTLTLCAQITIDATELGDLLALGEIPHRWGWEWQAETQEPSAPPAPTPLTKTYPVQAPTWIVVLQDYGEGATAPEIPPSPLWDERKFDGAWAGYDPLHFLNYGRLPGNRFMLNWPQQGNDYGVGLERLVGSPQERAAFCQEARWHAQDFACYVQRHLGRRYGLAEETFPRFPGGVGGGAYALHPYYRESRRLMGLTTIQEQDILPNAPPPVDAQGHYTGIAIGNYPNDHHYPAMVLPLMPKSIRWGGRWTGTPFVVPYTSLIPQGVEGFLVAEKNISVTHIANGATRLQPLVMGIGQGAGWLAATAIRQGKSLHQLVGTLDLRPIIQECRQAIFPFFNLPPQHPEWEAWQLQTLNTVDPTVSLPPGVAIAQPTPMTISPGMQTLTGELIKLAEQAYQLRTDQQSWPLVTLHPTVNDLLQTYRNGQRITVTGFINPYAPWIRVEHMA; this is translated from the coding sequence GTGAGGGAAACCCTGTCCACTGAAGTACTGGTCGTTGGCGGTGGGACAGGGGGAGTCGCTGCTGCCTTAACGGCGGCTCGAGCAGGCGCCCAAACGGTTTTGGTCAGTGAAACACCATGGCTAGGGGGAATGCTCACGAGTGCTGGAGTGGCTGCCCCCGATGGCAATGAACTCATGGCGTGGCAAACAGGGCTATGGGGCGAGTTTCTACGGGCGATCGCCCAACGCCAGCCGGGAGGGTTAGATCATGCTTGGGTGAGTTTCTTTACCTTTGAGCCAAAGGTGGCGGCTAATCTTTTTGCCGAGTGGGTCAAGGCAACCCCAAACTTGACGTGGATTGTGGGGGAAGTTCCCCAAGCCGTCTTGCGCCAAGGCGATCGCGTCCTCGGGGTGGAGTTTACCACCCTCACCCTCTGTGCCCAAATCACCATTGACGCCACAGAACTTGGCGATCTCCTTGCCTTGGGGGAGATTCCCCATCGCTGGGGATGGGAGTGGCAAGCAGAAACCCAAGAGCCCTCAGCACCTCCCGCACCCACCCCCCTAACCAAAACCTACCCTGTGCAAGCCCCCACCTGGATTGTTGTTCTACAGGACTATGGTGAGGGTGCCACTGCCCCAGAGATTCCCCCTTCCCCCCTTTGGGATGAACGCAAGTTTGACGGTGCTTGGGCAGGCTACGACCCACTGCACTTTCTCAACTATGGCCGTCTGCCGGGCAACCGCTTTATGCTCAACTGGCCCCAGCAGGGGAATGACTACGGGGTGGGTCTTGAACGGCTGGTGGGCTCTCCCCAAGAGCGAGCGGCCTTTTGCCAAGAGGCACGCTGGCATGCTCAGGATTTTGCCTGCTATGTCCAACGCCACTTAGGTCGCCGCTATGGTTTGGCGGAGGAAACTTTTCCGAGATTCCCTGGCGGAGTGGGGGGCGGCGCCTATGCTCTCCATCCCTACTACCGCGAAAGTCGTCGCCTGATGGGTCTCACTACAATTCAAGAGCAGGATATTCTCCCCAACGCCCCACCGCCCGTTGATGCCCAAGGTCACTATACTGGCATTGCCATCGGCAACTATCCGAACGATCACCACTATCCGGCGATGGTACTTCCCCTGATGCCTAAGTCCATCCGCTGGGGCGGTCGTTGGACAGGGACGCCCTTTGTGGTGCCCTATACGTCGTTGATTCCCCAGGGAGTAGAGGGCTTTTTAGTTGCAGAGAAAAATATCTCGGTGACCCACATTGCCAATGGTGCGACCCGCTTGCAACCGCTGGTGATGGGCATTGGCCAGGGAGCCGGTTGGCTTGCCGCCACCGCCATTCGCCAAGGGAAATCTCTGCACCAACTGGTGGGCACCCTTGATCTGAGGCCCATCATTCAGGAGTGCCGCCAGGCAATTTTTCCCTTCTTCAACCTGCCACCCCAACACCCTGAATGGGAAGCTTGGCAGCTCCAGACCTTAAACACCGTTGATCCCACAGTGTCCCTACCGCCAGGGGTGGCGATCGCCCAACCCACCCCGATGACCATTAGCCCAGGCATGCAAACCCTCACGGGTGAATTGATAAAATTGGCGGAGCAGGCCTATCAACTGCGCACCGATCAACAGTCTTGGCCTTTAGTGACACTCCACCCCACCGTCAACGATCTCTTGCAAACCTATAGAAATGGGCAACGGATCACAGTGACCGGCTTTATCAACCCCTATGCCCCCTGGATACGGGTGGAGCACATGGCCTAA
- a CDS encoding acetolactate synthase large subunit, whose product MNTAELLVKCLENEGVEYIFGLPGEENLDVLHALHRSRIQFITTRHEQGAAFMADVYGRLTGKAGVCLSTLGPGATNLMTGVADANLDGAPLVAITGQVGTDRMHIESHQYLDLVAMFSPVTKWNAQIVRPSITPEIVRKAFKIAQNEKPGAVHIDVPENIAAMEAEGAPLKPSSPEKTYASFQSILKAAELINAAENPLILVGNGAIRAHAAAALTHFAEKLNIPVANTFMGKGVIPYQHPLALWTVGLQQRDYISCGFDHADLVIAVGYDLIEYSPKSWNPEGRLPIIHIAATPAEIDSSYIPVVEVVGDISDSLYEILKRADRQDKPTPYAVQLRQEIVADYYQYAQDESFPVKPQKLIYDLRQVMGPEDIVISDVGAHKMWIARHYHCDRPNTCLISNGFAAMGIAVPGAMAAKLVYPQRHVVAVTGDGGFMMNFQELETALRMGTNFTTIIFNDGGYGLIEWKQQRYFGESAYVHFSNPDFVKLAESMGLKGYRIEETTDFIPTLKTALAQNVPTLIDVPVDYSENLRFNQRLGELSCTP is encoded by the coding sequence ATGAATACCGCCGAATTACTCGTAAAATGCCTTGAAAATGAAGGCGTTGAATATATTTTTGGTTTGCCGGGGGAAGAGAATCTAGATGTCCTCCATGCCCTCCATCGCTCTCGGATTCAATTTATAACCACCCGCCACGAACAGGGGGCGGCCTTTATGGCCGATGTCTATGGTCGCCTCACCGGCAAAGCAGGGGTCTGTCTTTCTACCCTCGGCCCCGGGGCCACGAATTTAATGACCGGTGTTGCCGATGCCAACCTCGACGGCGCTCCCCTGGTGGCGATTACAGGGCAAGTGGGGACGGATCGCATGCACATCGAGTCCCACCAATATTTGGACTTGGTGGCCATGTTTAGCCCCGTAACCAAATGGAATGCCCAGATTGTCCGCCCTAGTATTACCCCAGAAATTGTCCGCAAGGCCTTTAAAATTGCCCAGAATGAGAAGCCGGGCGCCGTTCACATTGATGTGCCTGAAAACATTGCCGCCATGGAAGCCGAGGGCGCTCCCCTTAAGCCCAGCTCCCCCGAAAAAACCTATGCCTCTTTCCAGAGTATTCTTAAGGCCGCTGAACTCATCAATGCTGCCGAGAACCCCCTGATCCTAGTGGGGAATGGCGCCATTCGCGCCCATGCTGCCGCTGCCCTCACCCATTTTGCCGAAAAGCTGAATATCCCCGTGGCCAATACCTTCATGGGCAAAGGGGTCATTCCCTATCAACACCCCCTTGCTCTGTGGACCGTGGGGCTCCAACAGCGGGATTACATTAGCTGCGGCTTTGATCATGCTGACTTAGTGATTGCCGTTGGCTATGACTTAATTGAGTATTCCCCAAAAAGCTGGAACCCCGAGGGCCGCTTGCCGATTATCCATATTGCGGCCACTCCTGCGGAAATTGACAGCAGCTATATCCCTGTCGTTGAGGTTGTCGGCGATATTTCTGACTCCCTCTATGAAATTCTTAAGCGGGCCGATCGCCAAGATAAGCCCACCCCCTATGCCGTGCAACTGCGTCAGGAGATTGTGGCGGACTATTACCAATATGCCCAGGATGAGAGTTTTCCGGTTAAGCCCCAAAAGCTAATCTATGACCTGCGCCAAGTCATGGGGCCCGAGGACATTGTTATTTCTGATGTGGGTGCCCATAAAATGTGGATTGCTCGTCACTACCACTGCGATCGCCCCAACACCTGCTTGATTTCCAATGGCTTTGCGGCAATGGGGATTGCGGTACCGGGGGCAATGGCCGCCAAATTAGTCTATCCGCAGCGGCATGTGGTGGCAGTCACGGGGGATGGTGGCTTCATGATGAATTTCCAAGAACTGGAAACTGCCCTGCGTATGGGGACAAACTTTACCACCATCATCTTTAATGACGGCGGCTATGGTCTCATTGAGTGGAAGCAGCAGCGCTACTTTGGTGAATCTGCCTATGTCCACTTTAGTAATCCCGATTTTGTCAAGTTAGCCGAAAGCATGGGACTCAAAGGCTATCGCATTGAGGAGACCACTGACTTTATCCCAACCCTCAAAACCGCCTTGGCACAGAATGTTCCCACTCTCATTGATGTCCCTGTGGACTATAGTGAAAATCTGCGCTTTAACCAACGTCTTGGGGAGCTCAGCTGCACCCCTTAG
- a CDS encoding 4a-hydroxytetrahydrobiopterin dehydratase, which produces MAERLSPADIEAQLANLPGWKQVGDRLEQTFTFKDFLGSIAFVNRLVDPAEQAGHHPDLSISWNRVTVCLTTHDVGGITQKDIDLAKVISNLAVV; this is translated from the coding sequence ATGGCAGAGCGATTATCGCCAGCGGATATTGAGGCGCAGTTAGCTAACCTACCCGGCTGGAAACAGGTGGGCGATCGCCTTGAGCAAACCTTCACCTTCAAGGACTTCCTAGGTTCTATTGCCTTTGTCAATCGCCTGGTGGATCCCGCTGAGCAGGCTGGGCATCACCCTGATTTATCCATCTCCTGGAATCGGGTCACAGTCTGTCTTACCACCCATGATGTCGGCGGGATTACCCAGAAGGACATTGATCTAGCGAAGGTCATTTCCAATCTGGCAGTGGTATAA
- the rpsN gene encoding 30S ribosomal protein S14, translated as MAKKSMIEREKKRQRLVAKYASKRQELKAQLASAETQEEIMSIHRQLQRLPRNSAPSRLRNRCWLTGRPRGYYRDFGLCRNALREMAHQGLLPGVVKSSW; from the coding sequence ATGGCCAAAAAAAGCATGATCGAACGGGAAAAAAAGCGGCAACGGCTCGTTGCTAAATACGCCAGCAAACGCCAAGAACTGAAAGCTCAACTGGCCAGTGCCGAAACCCAAGAAGAGATCATGAGCATCCATCGCCAACTGCAACGGTTGCCCCGTAACAGTGCCCCTTCGCGGCTGCGGAATCGCTGCTGGTTGACGGGTCGTCCTCGTGGTTACTATCGCGATTTTGGCCTCTGCCGCAATGCCCTGCGGGAAATGGCACACCAAGGGTTACTGCCCGGGGTGGTCAAGTCCAGTTGGTAA
- the cysS gene encoding cysteine--tRNA ligase: MPLHLYNTLSRRLEPFSPLHPERVTIYACGVTVYDYCHLGHARSYVAWDVLRRYLTFLGYTVHYVQNFTDIDDKILRRAYENGETMATVSDRYIAAYHQDMAALNILPASAYPRATEVIPEIINLIQGLLDRGYAYVAGGDVYYAVAQFPSYGKLSGRQLEQLMAGASGRIEEEEEQRKRHPLDFALWKAAKPEEMSVYHPWEAPWGKGRPGWHIECSAMVRQAFGATVDIHCGGMDLIFPHHENEIAQSEAVTQQPLARFWLHNGFVTVNTEKMSKSLGNFTTIRDLLAQGLDPMALRLLVLQAQYRKPLDFTPEALTAAAKGWQTLGEALHLHQQIPLPPIDAAEVRSHPKTEAFCQAMDEDLNTAAALAVIFELAKTLNREQHRYLHGGGWGRSPAEVSRDWHTLVTLAQVLGLEAKEESNPALTVELTDEEIQALIAARTAARQAKNYTESDRLRDLLLAQGVKLVDQKDGTTHWFRVPSAP, encoded by the coding sequence GTGCCCTTACATCTATACAACACACTGTCTCGCCGCCTTGAACCTTTTTCGCCCCTGCACCCAGAGCGGGTGACGATCTATGCCTGTGGGGTTACGGTCTATGACTATTGCCATTTGGGGCACGCCCGTTCCTATGTCGCTTGGGATGTACTGCGCCGTTATCTCACGTTCTTGGGTTACACAGTGCACTATGTGCAGAATTTTACCGATATTGATGACAAAATTCTTCGCCGTGCCTATGAAAACGGTGAAACCATGGCGACGGTTAGCGATCGCTACATTGCCGCCTACCACCAGGACATGGCAGCGTTGAATATTCTGCCTGCCAGTGCTTATCCCCGCGCCACAGAGGTGATTCCAGAAATTATTAACCTCATCCAAGGGCTCCTGGATCGGGGCTATGCCTACGTTGCTGGAGGGGATGTTTACTATGCTGTGGCGCAATTTCCCAGCTATGGCAAGCTCTCCGGACGCCAGCTTGAGCAACTGATGGCCGGTGCCAGTGGCCGCATTGAGGAAGAGGAGGAGCAGCGCAAACGCCATCCCCTGGATTTTGCCCTCTGGAAAGCGGCCAAGCCGGAGGAAATGAGCGTCTATCATCCCTGGGAAGCCCCTTGGGGTAAAGGGCGCCCCGGCTGGCACATTGAATGCTCGGCCATGGTGCGGCAGGCCTTTGGAGCAACGGTGGATATCCACTGCGGCGGGATGGATTTAATTTTTCCCCACCACGAGAATGAAATTGCCCAATCGGAGGCGGTGACGCAACAGCCCCTAGCGCGATTTTGGCTTCACAACGGCTTTGTTACGGTCAACACTGAGAAAATGTCCAAGTCCTTGGGGAATTTCACGACCATTCGTGACCTGCTGGCTCAGGGGCTGGATCCCATGGCCCTGCGCCTATTGGTTTTGCAGGCTCAGTACCGCAAACCCTTGGACTTTACGCCAGAGGCACTTACCGCCGCGGCCAAGGGCTGGCAAACCCTAGGGGAAGCACTGCACTTGCATCAGCAGATTCCCCTGCCCCCCATAGATGCCGCTGAGGTGAGGAGCCACCCCAAAACTGAAGCCTTTTGCCAGGCCATGGATGAGGACTTGAACACCGCAGCGGCTCTAGCTGTGATCTTTGAGCTGGCGAAAACCCTCAATCGTGAGCAGCATCGCTATCTCCATGGGGGAGGGTGGGGGCGATCGCCCGCCGAAGTCAGCCGCGACTGGCACACCCTCGTAACCCTGGCTCAGGTCTTGGGTCTGGAGGCCAAAGAGGAGTCAAACCCTGCCCTAACAGTGGAACTCACCGATGAGGAGATTCAAGCGTTAATTGCGGCTCGCACTGCCGCCCGCCAAGCCAAGAACTACACCGAGAGCGATCGCCTGCGGGATCTCCTTTTGGCTCAAGGGGTGAAGCTGGTGGATCAAAAGGACGGCACCACCCACTGGTTTCGCGTGCCCTCAGCCCCCTAA
- the pyrE gene encoding orotate phosphoribosyltransferase, which translates to MDESLADLRQELLALLCRDAYRAGDFTLSSGQKSQYYINCKPVTLSARGAYLVGRLFLEQLAPEAVAVAGLTLGADPLVVAVSVLSNLAGQDRAALIVRKEAKGHGTMSFIEGPPLPQGAVVTVLEDVITTGGSALKAVGRLQEAGYVVNEVLGIVDRQGGGAAAFAAQGIPLRSLFQISDLEAYLNRT; encoded by the coding sequence ATGGACGAGTCCCTTGCTGACCTGCGTCAGGAACTCTTGGCCCTTCTTTGCCGCGATGCCTACCGTGCCGGTGACTTTACCCTGTCCTCTGGCCAAAAAAGCCAGTACTACATTAACTGCAAACCCGTCACCCTCTCGGCGCGGGGCGCTTACCTTGTGGGGCGGCTCTTCTTGGAGCAGTTAGCCCCTGAGGCGGTGGCGGTGGCGGGTCTCACCCTTGGGGCAGATCCCTTGGTCGTGGCGGTGAGTGTCCTTTCCAATTTGGCAGGGCAGGATCGAGCAGCGCTGATTGTACGTAAGGAAGCCAAAGGCCACGGCACGATGAGCTTTATTGAAGGTCCCCCCTTACCCCAGGGGGCAGTGGTCACAGTGCTTGAGGATGTGATCACAACGGGGGGGTCTGCCCTCAAAGCCGTTGGGCGTCTGCAAGAGGCGGGCTATGTGGTGAATGAAGTCCTAGGGATTGTGGATCGCCAAGGGGGAGGAGCAGCGGCCTTTGCGGCTCAGGGGATACCCCTGCGATCGCTCTTTCAAATCAGTGACTTAGAAGCCTATCTCAATCGCACCTAG